CTCGCGTCGGACAGCCTCGACGGCCTCTGGGCCTGTGCCCCTTCCTCCACGTTCCCCGCGAAGACGCACCCGCGACGCTGGCCGAATTTCGGCGTGTCTTACGTCCGGGCGGCGTGCTCCACGTCTCGGTGAAACAGGGAGACGGTGAGTCTGAAGGCGACGTGCACGAGGGCGACTCACGGACGTTTACGCTGTACGAGGTGGAAGAGTTGGAGGAGTTGGCGAACGAGGCTGGCTTCAAGATCGACTCGTGTGAGGCGAACGACGACGGCTGGATTCAGTTGGTGGCGGCCGCAGAAAAGCGCTAGACAGCGTTTACAGCCTCGACCAACTTGCACTTCCGACAGACGTCCCGGGTCGTCGCCGACCCACAGCGTTCGCACTCCACGAGATTCGTCTCGCCGTCGCCGTCCTCGCGGTACTCCTTGGCGGCGATGGCGGCGAGTTCCTCGTAGCCGGCCATAATCGAGTGGCGCGTGCCGGGGTGGTTCGATTCTAAGTTGAGCAGGAGTTCCTGAATCTCGCCGCGGAACGCCTCCGAGGAGTGAGGGCATTCGGTGATGTGCGCGGGGAGGTTTTTGATGTGGGCGTAGAGGGCAACTTCCTTCTCGGGAATGTCACGGAGCGGCTTGGCGCGGGGGATGAAGTGGTCTGACTCGCCGCGCTCGTCGAAACTGCCGAGACTCGCGTCGAAGTGTTTCGCGACCTGTCGGACGTCGCCTTCCAAGATGTTCATCAGCGCAGTCTGAGCTTCGTCGTCCAGATTGTGCCCGGTCAGGAGTTTGGTCGCGCCGTATTCTTCGGCGTACTTAGAGAGCAGGTCCCTGCGGAACACGCCGCAGTAGGCGCAGGCGGCCATGTTCATCGGGTCCTTCTCGACGACGTCGTCCATCTTCAGGTCGAACTCGTCCTCGTAGGTGACGACTTCGTGGCGCATGTCGAGTTTCTCCGCGAGTTCGACGCAGGCGTCGAGACTGGTGTCGCGGTAGCCCTCGATGCCCTCGTGAATCGTGAGCGCAATCATCTCGATGCGCGGGTCCTGGTTGAACGTCTCGTCTAAAATCGAGGTGAGGACCACGCTGTCTTTGCCCCCCGAGAGGCCGATGACCCACGTTTCGGGGTCGTCGGGCGTGGCCGAGCGCGGGACGAGTGAGTCCTCTCGAATCCGGCGTCGGACGCGCTTTTCGACCGACTGGCAGAAGTGGGACTCACAGAGGTGGCCCCCGGAGTACGCCGCGTGCATGACAGCATCGCGGTCGCACTTGTCGCATTCCATTGGGCGACGATTACGGAGCGGCGC
This sequence is a window from Haladaptatus sp. QDMS2. Protein-coding genes within it:
- a CDS encoding TIGR00269 family protein, with the protein product MECDKCDRDAVMHAAYSGGHLCESHFCQSVEKRVRRRIREDSLVPRSATPDDPETWVIGLSGGKDSVVLTSILDETFNQDPRIEMIALTIHEGIEGYRDTSLDACVELAEKLDMRHEVVTYEDEFDLKMDDVVEKDPMNMAACAYCGVFRRDLLSKYAEEYGATKLLTGHNLDDEAQTALMNILEGDVRQVAKHFDASLGSFDERGESDHFIPRAKPLRDIPEKEVALYAHIKNLPAHITECPHSSEAFRGEIQELLLNLESNHPGTRHSIMAGYEELAAIAAKEYREDGDGETNLVECERCGSATTRDVCRKCKLVEAVNAV